Proteins from one Pontibacter korlensis genomic window:
- the rplM gene encoding 50S ribosomal protein L13, which yields MDHLSYKTLTVNKKSANKGWVIIDAGQGSLGRVASEVAKILKGKHKPSYTPFADCGDNVIVINADDTRFTGRKWDQKYYLTHTGYPGGQKKTSPRELKAKSSTLLVERAVRGMLPKNRLGRELFRNLHVFAGSEHPFAAQQPKELTLNI from the coding sequence ATGGATCATTTAAGTTATAAGACCCTTACTGTCAATAAGAAGTCAGCCAACAAAGGCTGGGTGATTATTGATGCAGGGCAAGGAAGCTTGGGTCGTGTGGCATCTGAGGTTGCCAAGATCCTGAAGGGCAAGCATAAGCCTTCATACACTCCTTTCGCTGACTGCGGCGACAACGTGATCGTTATCAATGCTGATGACACTCGTTTCACAGGCCGTAAGTGGGATCAGAAGTACTACCTGACACACACTGGTTACCCAGGTGGTCAGAAGAAGACTTCTCCACGTGAGCTTAAGGCTAAATCATCTACGCTGCTTGTAGAGCGCGCTGTTCGTGGCATGTTGCCTAAAAACAGACTGGGCCGCGAGCTGTTCAGAAATCTTCATGTTTTTGCAGGAAGCGAGCATCCATTTGCAGCTCAGCAGCCTAAAGAATTAACCCTCAACATCTAA
- a CDS encoding NAD(P)H-quinone oxidoreductase produces the protein MKAILVKQPGGPEQLVLGEYEKPLPNPYELLVKVHATALNRADTLQREGKYPPPKGASPLLGLEVAGVVVEAGGNCTRFKKGDKVFGLLPGGGYAEYAIIHEAMAMPVPDNLSMEEAAAIPEVFLTAWQALAWLGKLQAGERVLLHAGASGVGTAAIQLARAMKAEVLVTASEHKLQACLDLGAHKAINYKEVPFEDEVLAHTNSEGVDVIVDFIAGPYFNQNLECLRLDGRLVILASLGGGKVSEVDLRKILIKRLQVMGSTLRSRTRGYQIELTEDLGQFALPLFREGKLKPVIDSVYNWQDVAEAHRYMEQNKNIGKIVLRVN, from the coding sequence ATGAAAGCTATACTTGTAAAACAACCTGGCGGGCCTGAGCAGCTTGTGCTGGGTGAGTACGAAAAGCCTCTGCCGAATCCCTACGAACTGCTGGTAAAAGTACATGCAACTGCCCTTAACCGTGCAGATACACTGCAGCGGGAGGGCAAGTATCCGCCGCCAAAAGGAGCAAGTCCATTGTTAGGCTTAGAAGTGGCCGGAGTTGTGGTGGAAGCAGGGGGGAACTGTACACGTTTCAAAAAAGGAGATAAGGTTTTTGGCCTGTTGCCCGGTGGCGGCTATGCAGAGTATGCCATTATCCATGAAGCGATGGCTATGCCCGTGCCAGATAATTTAAGTATGGAGGAAGCAGCTGCTATACCAGAAGTTTTTCTTACTGCCTGGCAAGCCTTAGCCTGGCTAGGTAAGCTACAGGCTGGGGAGCGTGTTTTACTTCATGCCGGTGCCAGTGGAGTAGGCACAGCTGCTATACAACTGGCAAGAGCGATGAAAGCTGAGGTGTTGGTAACTGCATCGGAGCATAAATTGCAAGCCTGTCTTGATCTTGGTGCCCACAAAGCCATCAACTACAAAGAAGTGCCTTTTGAAGATGAGGTGTTGGCGCACACTAATAGCGAGGGGGTAGACGTGATCGTTGATTTCATAGCCGGTCCCTACTTTAACCAGAACCTGGAATGCCTGCGCCTGGATGGCCGCCTGGTTATACTTGCCAGCCTAGGAGGTGGTAAAGTTTCAGAGGTAGACCTGCGGAAGATCCTAATAAAGCGCTTACAGGTGATGGGATCAACCCTTCGCTCCCGTACCCGTGGATACCAAATAGAACTGACGGAAGACCTAGGTCAGTTCGCTTTGCCGCTGTTTAGAGAAGGTAAACTTAAACCAGTAATAGATTCTGTTTACAATTGGCAAGACGTAGCCGAGGCACACCGTTACATGGAGCAGAATAAAAACATCGGCAAAATTGTGCTGCGGGTGAATTGA
- a CDS encoding RluA family pseudouridine synthase — MKYPVFKDLIIFENEDYVVVNKPPFLATLEDRTPNTTNLLKIARQYNPDLQACHRLDKDTSGCLVLAKNPEAYRNLAMQFEAREVYKVYHAVVWGTHKFEEELVERAILTSAKGVAKLSPQGKPAETFFNTLETFNRHTLVECLPVTGRLHQIRVHLAYLNAPIVGDGLYGGKHVYLSSLKRGFNLKKNTEELPLIKRFALHSFNIGFVLMNGEPVKIEAPYPKDFAVLVKQLRSH, encoded by the coding sequence ATGAAATACCCGGTTTTTAAAGACCTTATCATATTTGAGAATGAGGATTATGTGGTGGTAAATAAGCCCCCTTTTCTGGCAACGCTGGAAGATCGTACTCCTAATACAACCAACCTGCTTAAAATTGCCCGCCAGTATAACCCAGACCTACAGGCTTGTCACCGCCTGGATAAGGATACCTCCGGTTGCTTGGTGCTAGCTAAAAACCCAGAGGCTTACCGCAACCTGGCTATGCAGTTTGAGGCGCGCGAAGTTTACAAAGTATATCACGCAGTAGTTTGGGGTACACACAAGTTTGAGGAGGAGTTGGTAGAGCGTGCTATTTTGACAAGCGCCAAAGGCGTAGCCAAGTTATCGCCACAAGGCAAGCCAGCCGAGACCTTCTTTAATACCTTAGAAACCTTCAACCGCCATACTTTAGTAGAGTGTCTCCCGGTGACTGGCCGTCTGCACCAGATACGCGTGCACCTAGCTTATCTGAACGCGCCGATTGTAGGTGATGGGTTATATGGGGGAAAGCATGTGTACCTGAGCAGCCTGAAGCGAGGGTTTAATTTAAAGAAAAACACAGAGGAGTTGCCGCTCATCAAGCGCTTTGCACTGCATTCGTTTAACATCGGCTTTGTGCTAATGAACGGTGAACCAGTAAAAATAGAAGCTCCTTACCCAAAGGATTTTGCCGTACTGGTAAAACAACTGCGATCGCATTAA
- a CDS encoding sensor histidine kinase, with the protein MNLNSRTLALLTSLAVAVVLTAFLALASYFSSQGLMVALVIVFVCCFILVHFSYEALVFKEVKNVYSSLEKLKRQDFKKVESRSTFSADPLKKIKDEIYMIAERKQQEIDELKRLQVMRREFLADVSHELKTPIFAAQGFIHTLLDGAMDDPNVRDKFLQKAAKSLDGLDALVQDLISISQFEKGVVKMAKRNFDVAQLAREVAEQLEQKAAQHEITLHVEAPADEPIMLYADPNRIRQVFINLIDNAIKYGRKGGNIWIMFDEGKKKYTITVKDDGSGIAQEHINRIFERFYRIDKSRARDTTSTGLGLSICKHIIEAHRSFIAVKSEVGKGTTLRFKLLKAK; encoded by the coding sequence ATGAATTTAAACTCCCGTACGCTTGCCCTCTTAACTTCACTGGCGGTAGCAGTTGTGCTAACCGCCTTTCTTGCTTTAGCAAGCTACTTTTCGTCCCAGGGCCTTATGGTGGCGCTTGTGATCGTATTTGTCTGCTGCTTTATACTCGTGCACTTCTCTTATGAGGCATTGGTGTTCAAAGAGGTAAAGAATGTATACTCCAGCCTGGAGAAACTAAAGCGGCAGGACTTTAAGAAAGTAGAAAGCAGATCTACCTTCTCTGCCGATCCGCTAAAGAAAATCAAGGACGAGATATACATGATTGCGGAGCGCAAGCAGCAGGAGATTGATGAACTGAAGCGCTTGCAGGTAATGCGTCGTGAGTTTTTGGCCGACGTGTCGCACGAGCTAAAGACTCCTATTTTTGCTGCACAGGGTTTTATCCATACTTTGCTGGATGGAGCTATGGATGATCCTAACGTGCGCGATAAGTTTCTGCAAAAAGCAGCCAAGAGTCTTGACGGCCTTGATGCCCTGGTGCAAGATCTTATCAGCATCTCCCAGTTTGAGAAGGGCGTGGTAAAAATGGCCAAGCGCAACTTTGATGTGGCTCAGTTAGCGCGGGAGGTTGCTGAGCAATTAGAGCAGAAAGCCGCCCAGCACGAAATAACGCTTCACGTTGAAGCACCGGCAGACGAGCCAATTATGCTCTATGCAGACCCGAACCGCATCCGCCAAGTATTTATTAACTTAATTGACAATGCCATTAAGTATGGCCGCAAGGGTGGTAACATCTGGATCATGTTTGATGAGGGCAAGAAGAAGTATACTATCACAGTAAAAGACGATGGCAGTGGCATTGCTCAGGAGCATATCAACCGCATCTTTGAGCGCTTCTACCGCATCGATAAAAGCCGCGCCCGCGACACTACCAGCACAGGCTTAGGCCTCTCTATTTGCAAGCATATCATAGAAGCACACCGATCATTCATTGCTGTGAAAAGCGAGGTGGGCAAAGGAACTACGCTTCGCTTTAAGCTATTAAAAGCAAAATAG
- a CDS encoding response regulator transcription factor — MQTASNYKILVVDDDPDIVELLQYNLTREGYEVTSAENGKKAIDVAIQIKPDVILMDVMMPILDGIAACRQLRELGDFRNTHIIFLTARSEEFSEVAAFDAGADDFITKPIKPRALLSRLAAFARRDSQQEDQDKVIEVSDLRIDRTSFTVYKGEEKVTLPKKEFELLAFLAATPNKVFSREELLSNVWGNDVYVIARTVDVHIRKVREKIGEENIKTIKGVGYKFNTD, encoded by the coding sequence GTGCAAACTGCATCAAATTACAAAATCCTTGTAGTAGACGACGATCCGGACATCGTAGAGCTGCTACAGTATAACCTCACACGAGAAGGGTATGAGGTTACCTCAGCCGAAAACGGCAAGAAAGCCATTGACGTGGCTATCCAGATAAAGCCGGATGTTATTTTGATGGATGTAATGATGCCGATCCTGGATGGCATCGCTGCTTGCCGCCAGCTGCGGGAGCTTGGTGACTTCCGGAACACGCACATTATCTTTCTGACAGCCCGCTCCGAAGAGTTTTCTGAAGTAGCCGCATTTGATGCCGGAGCTGACGATTTCATTACCAAGCCAATAAAGCCACGTGCCCTTCTGAGCCGCTTGGCAGCCTTTGCCCGCCGCGACTCCCAACAGGAAGACCAGGACAAGGTAATTGAGGTGAGCGACCTGCGTATTGACCGCACAAGCTTTACTGTATACAAAGGCGAAGAAAAAGTAACTTTGCCTAAGAAAGAGTTTGAATTACTCGCCTTTCTGGCAGCCACACCAAACAAAGTATTCAGCCGCGAGGAGCTATTGAGCAACGTGTGGGGAAATGATGTTTATGTGATTGCCCGCACCGTTGATGTGCACATCCGAAAGGTCCGCGAGAAGATAGGAGAAGAGAACATTAAAACTATCAAAGGCGTGGGCTACAAGTTCAACACCGACTAA
- a CDS encoding DUF3108 domain-containing protein translates to MMKKFFPVLILVALVIFGFATKDRMRHLPNDSFSTGEVLKYKVHYGPITAAEAIIDLSPELHTVNNRACYKATVYGKTNSSFDLFIRIRDTWQSYIDTAAIVPQRSFRNIEEGNYRKREIVNFDHYSNKAHVEKSKKSKKVEKKTFKVSDNVQDIVSGFYYLRTLNYDNMRVGDKTYVKGFFDEENFDMEVEYRGREVVSTKAGDIKAIKLVPRMPQNDMFKGENSITVYLSDDKNKIPVLIQAEMFVGSVKVNLYEYKNLKNKLMLAKN, encoded by the coding sequence ATGATGAAGAAGTTTTTCCCTGTACTCATACTAGTAGCACTTGTTATATTTGGCTTTGCCACAAAAGACAGAATGCGCCACCTGCCAAACGACAGTTTTAGTACTGGCGAGGTATTAAAGTATAAGGTACACTATGGCCCTATTACAGCTGCAGAGGCAATAATAGATCTATCACCTGAACTACATACTGTAAATAACAGAGCTTGCTATAAGGCAACTGTGTATGGCAAGACAAACAGCTCTTTTGATCTCTTCATCAGAATTCGCGATACTTGGCAGTCTTACATCGATACAGCAGCCATAGTACCACAGCGTTCTTTCCGCAACATAGAGGAAGGCAATTACCGCAAGCGCGAAATCGTGAACTTTGACCACTACAGCAATAAGGCGCATGTAGAAAAAAGCAAGAAATCGAAGAAGGTGGAGAAAAAAACCTTTAAAGTAAGCGATAATGTGCAGGACATTGTAAGCGGCTTCTATTACCTGCGCACCCTGAACTATGACAACATGCGCGTTGGCGACAAAACTTATGTGAAGGGCTTCTTTGACGAAGAAAATTTCGATATGGAAGTAGAATACCGGGGCCGTGAGGTTGTTAGTACAAAGGCTGGCGACATAAAAGCCATTAAACTGGTGCCTCGCATGCCGCAGAACGATATGTTTAAAGGAGAAAACTCCATCACAGTGTACCTCTCCGACGACAAGAACAAAATACCTGTGCTGATACAGGCAGAAATGTTTGTTGGTTCTGTAAAAGTAAACCTTTACGAGTACAAGAACCTCAAGAACAAGCTTATGCTAGCAAAGAACTAA
- the recA gene encoding recombinase RecA: MSVSNEKLKALQLTMDKLDKTYGKGTVMKLSDNKVEDIPAISTGSLGLDIALGIGGLPRGRVVEIYGPESSGKTTLTMHCIAEAQRKGGLAAFIDAEHAFDRVYAQKLGIDTENLLISQPDNGEQALEIADHLIRSGAIDIIVIDSVAALVPKGELEGDMGDSKMGLQARLMSQALRKLTGTINKTGCTCIFINQLREKIGVMFGNPETTTGGNALKFYASVRLDIRRVGQIKESADNITGNRTRVKVVKNKVAPPFKVVEFDIMYGEGISKVGEVLDLGVELGIVQKSGSWFSYNGDKLGQGRDGVKQILLDNPELMEEIENKIRAIVKGEPEKVAAALDDAAAAE; this comes from the coding sequence ATGAGCGTAAGCAACGAAAAACTTAAGGCCTTGCAGCTGACCATGGATAAGCTCGACAAAACTTACGGTAAAGGCACCGTAATGAAGCTGAGCGACAACAAGGTTGAGGATATTCCGGCTATTTCCACTGGTTCGCTGGGTCTGGATATTGCTTTGGGTATCGGCGGTTTGCCACGTGGCCGTGTCGTAGAAATCTACGGTCCTGAGTCATCTGGTAAGACTACGCTTACCATGCACTGCATTGCGGAGGCACAGCGTAAAGGCGGCCTGGCAGCGTTTATTGATGCAGAGCATGCATTTGACAGGGTGTATGCCCAAAAACTAGGAATTGATACTGAAAACCTATTGATATCCCAGCCAGACAATGGTGAGCAGGCACTTGAAATAGCCGACCACCTGATTCGCTCTGGTGCTATCGATATTATTGTTATAGACTCTGTTGCTGCCCTTGTACCAAAAGGTGAATTGGAAGGCGACATGGGTGACAGCAAGATGGGTCTGCAGGCACGTTTGATGTCTCAGGCGCTTCGTAAGCTTACAGGTACGATCAACAAAACAGGATGTACTTGTATCTTCATCAACCAGCTGCGTGAAAAGATCGGTGTGATGTTCGGTAACCCTGAAACAACTACTGGTGGTAACGCCCTGAAGTTCTACGCTTCTGTTCGTCTTGATATTCGCCGTGTAGGCCAGATCAAAGAGAGCGCTGACAACATTACTGGTAACCGTACTCGTGTGAAAGTAGTGAAGAACAAAGTAGCTCCTCCGTTCAAAGTGGTAGAATTCGACATCATGTATGGTGAAGGTATCTCCAAAGTAGGTGAGGTACTTGACCTGGGTGTTGAGCTGGGCATTGTTCAGAAATCAGGTTCATGGTTCTCTTACAACGGCGATAAGCTGGGTCAGGGCCGCGATGGTGTGAAGCAGATTCTGCTTGATAACCCGGAACTGATGGAAGAAATAGAAAACAAGATCAGAGCCATTGTGAAAGGTGAGCCGGAGAAAGTAGCCGCCGCCTTAGACGATGCAGCTGCTGCCGAGTGA
- a CDS encoding GNAT family N-acetyltransferase — translation MSYLYDTISETFDEQLETPRLLLRPYQEGDERDFMRLLQENAAYLSPTFTGRKMRVRVLDDARLQVQQLRTEWENRRMFDFGVWQKEDKLYVGDITLKNLDRSIPKAEIGFYFAGWPATKQLAQEALEEVLRFAFGPLGLNKVYLRCTAANESYGPIAESCGFQKEGLLRCDYRGADSDELLDISYYGITRYDFEKAHQQQAAASTAVAD, via the coding sequence ATGAGCTATTTATACGACACTATCTCTGAGACTTTTGATGAACAACTAGAGACGCCTCGCCTGCTACTACGCCCTTACCAGGAAGGGGACGAAAGAGACTTTATGCGCCTGCTACAGGAGAACGCTGCCTATCTCAGCCCTACCTTTACAGGGCGCAAGATGCGGGTACGGGTCCTGGATGATGCCCGCCTACAGGTGCAGCAACTGCGCACTGAATGGGAGAACCGTCGCATGTTTGACTTTGGTGTGTGGCAAAAAGAGGATAAGTTATATGTCGGAGATATCACCCTGAAAAACTTGGATCGCTCCATACCCAAGGCAGAAATTGGGTTTTACTTTGCGGGTTGGCCTGCCACAAAACAATTGGCACAAGAAGCACTGGAAGAGGTACTGCGTTTTGCCTTCGGTCCACTTGGGCTAAATAAAGTATACTTACGCTGCACTGCCGCCAACGAGAGCTATGGCCCAATAGCAGAGAGCTGTGGATTTCAGAAAGAGGGCCTATTGCGCTGCGACTACCGAGGCGCTGACTCAGATGAGTTACTTGACATTAGCTACTACGGCATCACACGTTATGACTTTGAAAAGGCGCACCAACAGCAAGCAGCTGCCTCAACAGCTGTTGCTGATTAG
- a CDS encoding SDR family NAD(P)-dependent oxidoreductase → MGNRLEGKVAIVTGGGSGIGEAICKKFAKEGAKVVVAGFSEDPVEEVTREIQEEGGTAIPFTGDLSLLANAQGCVELAVKQYGKLDILINNAGTFPETNLLSDFSEEAFDYLLKNNIRTAFVMSKAALPELQKTKGNIICAGSESGALGIAQNAPYGGTKGFMHAFAKGLAAEQAQKGVRCNVVAPGPIDTGWTHKETGPMDEQMEQMVTQGTLMGRRGTPEEVANAYLFVASDEASYVTGAIFPVDGGTLIAKGPAGDMAAQNMKQQPKGELSLQHSKDSHTSVRK, encoded by the coding sequence ATGGGAAACAGACTTGAAGGAAAAGTAGCCATTGTAACAGGAGGTGGCTCTGGTATAGGCGAAGCCATCTGCAAGAAATTCGCTAAAGAGGGAGCTAAAGTGGTTGTAGCCGGTTTTTCGGAGGACCCTGTGGAAGAAGTTACGAGAGAGATACAAGAGGAGGGAGGTACTGCCATACCTTTTACCGGGGACTTGTCTTTACTGGCCAATGCGCAGGGTTGTGTAGAGCTAGCAGTAAAGCAGTATGGTAAGCTGGATATTTTAATCAATAACGCAGGCACCTTCCCGGAGACAAATCTTCTGTCAGACTTTTCAGAAGAGGCTTTTGACTACTTGCTTAAAAACAACATACGAACAGCCTTTGTGATGAGCAAAGCAGCACTGCCGGAGCTACAGAAGACAAAGGGTAACATCATTTGTGCAGGCTCTGAGTCTGGCGCCTTAGGCATAGCTCAGAATGCACCATACGGTGGTACGAAAGGTTTTATGCATGCTTTTGCCAAAGGCTTAGCAGCAGAGCAGGCGCAGAAAGGGGTGCGCTGCAATGTTGTTGCCCCTGGGCCTATAGATACTGGCTGGACACACAAAGAAACCGGTCCAATGGATGAACAAATGGAGCAGATGGTAACGCAGGGAACACTGATGGGGCGCAGAGGAACGCCAGAGGAAGTGGCTAATGCGTACTTGTTTGTAGCATCAGACGAAGCTTCTTACGTTACAGGAGCTATTTTCCCGGTAGATGGCGGCACCTTGATTGCCAAAGGCCCTGCCGGGGATATGGCTGCACAAAATATGAAGCAACAGCCAAAAGGTGAGCTAAGCCTTCAGCACTCCAAAGACAGCCATACATCGGTTCGTAAGTAG
- a CDS encoding AAA family ATPase, whose product MTQFTSDKEAADALYRSYQELTSEISKVIVGQDEVVRLVLTAVFCQGHCLLVGVPGLAKTLLIQTIASTLDMSFNRVQFTPDLMPSDIVGAETLDKDRNFRFVTGPIFANIVLADEINRTPPKTQAALLEAMQEHAVTVAGRKYDLPKPFFVLATQNPIEQEGTYPLPEAQLDRFMFNITLGYPSYESELQIVKNTTGAAVSELRKILHADDILAFQKLVRRVPVTDNVVEYAVKLVHQTRPNMPLASKQANQFLEWGAGPRASQHLIIGAKCNAILNGKYSPDIEDVQAVALPILRHRIVRNFKAEAEGVTEEQLIQELM is encoded by the coding sequence ATGACGCAGTTCACCTCTGACAAAGAAGCAGCCGACGCCCTATACCGCTCTTACCAGGAGCTCACTTCTGAAATATCAAAAGTAATTGTAGGGCAGGACGAAGTAGTAAGATTAGTACTCACAGCTGTTTTTTGTCAGGGGCACTGCCTCTTGGTAGGGGTGCCGGGACTGGCTAAAACGCTCCTTATCCAAACCATCGCCTCCACGCTCGACATGAGCTTTAATCGGGTGCAGTTCACGCCCGACCTGATGCCTTCCGACATTGTTGGCGCCGAAACGCTGGACAAGGACCGCAACTTCCGCTTTGTAACAGGTCCGATATTCGCTAACATTGTACTGGCCGACGAGATAAACCGTACTCCGCCAAAAACCCAAGCTGCTTTGTTAGAAGCCATGCAGGAGCATGCAGTAACGGTAGCAGGCCGCAAGTATGATCTGCCTAAGCCCTTTTTCGTGCTGGCTACGCAAAACCCGATTGAGCAGGAAGGCACCTATCCCCTACCAGAAGCGCAGCTAGACCGCTTCATGTTCAACATTACCCTGGGCTACCCTAGCTATGAGTCAGAGTTACAGATTGTGAAGAACACAACTGGTGCAGCTGTTAGCGAACTCCGCAAGATTCTGCATGCCGACGACATACTTGCTTTTCAAAAGTTGGTGCGCCGTGTACCTGTAACGGATAATGTGGTAGAGTATGCTGTAAAGCTTGTACACCAAACCCGGCCTAACATGCCGCTCGCTTCTAAGCAGGCCAACCAGTTCCTGGAATGGGGCGCAGGCCCAAGAGCCTCTCAGCACCTGATTATTGGCGCTAAGTGCAATGCCATCCTGAACGGAAAGTATAGCCCTGACATTGAAGATGTACAGGCAGTAGCTCTACCTATACTTCGCCACCGCATTGTGCGCAACTTTAAAGCAGAGGCTGAGGGTGTCACAGAAGAGCAGCTGATTCAGGAGCTGATGTAG
- a CDS encoding peptidylprolyl isomerase codes for MKKIHQFAFVALCLLISAATAFAQSPVQYQVDGIIAKVDNHVILRSDLEFGYLQYLTQSKQQPNDDLKCQIFTSLLQDKLLLARAEVDSVVVDEGMVTSELNDRINYLAGQVGGTERLEQYYNKSLRQLKDELRKTVREQLVMEKMQREITGKVSVTPKEIKKYFNSIPKDSLPYFSTEVEIGHIVNYAEVGRQQKQEARQKLEELRKRILAGEDFATLAKQYSQDPGSAQDGGELGFFKKKELVPQYEAAALRLEPGGISNVVESQFGFHLIQLIERRGQEFNTRHILIKPGTATVDIEAAAEELDSIRTLIMNDSLTFAKAAKEFSDDTNTKDNGGMITSRATGFTYIPMDQLDPAIFFVIDTMEVGEISKPVPFTTPDGKEAVRILYLKSKSKPHLANLDDDYQKIANAALGEKRSKAVSEWFKKNISTVYIEVDPEYQGCSGLQQLTQ; via the coding sequence TTGAAGAAGATTCACCAATTTGCCTTTGTGGCATTATGCCTACTTATATCCGCTGCCACGGCTTTTGCTCAGTCACCGGTGCAGTACCAGGTAGATGGCATTATTGCCAAGGTAGACAACCATGTAATTCTGCGCTCTGACCTGGAGTTTGGTTACCTGCAGTACCTGACCCAGTCTAAGCAGCAACCGAACGATGACCTGAAGTGTCAGATCTTTACTTCTCTGCTGCAGGACAAGTTATTGTTGGCACGCGCCGAGGTAGACTCTGTTGTGGTAGACGAAGGTATGGTTACCAGCGAACTAAACGACCGTATCAATTATCTGGCTGGCCAGGTTGGTGGTACAGAGCGTCTGGAGCAGTACTACAACAAAAGTCTCAGACAGCTGAAGGATGAGCTGCGCAAGACAGTGCGTGAGCAGCTTGTAATGGAGAAGATGCAGCGCGAGATTACTGGCAAAGTGTCTGTTACTCCAAAGGAAATCAAAAAGTATTTTAACAGCATTCCTAAAGACAGCCTTCCATACTTCTCTACTGAGGTTGAGATTGGCCACATTGTAAATTATGCGGAGGTAGGTCGCCAGCAAAAGCAGGAGGCACGCCAGAAACTGGAAGAGCTACGTAAGCGTATACTGGCCGGTGAAGATTTTGCTACTTTGGCCAAACAGTATTCGCAAGACCCGGGCTCTGCTCAGGACGGCGGTGAGCTAGGTTTCTTTAAGAAGAAAGAATTGGTACCACAGTATGAAGCAGCTGCCCTTCGCCTGGAGCCAGGAGGCATTTCTAACGTGGTAGAATCGCAATTCGGTTTTCACCTGATCCAGCTGATTGAGCGCCGTGGCCAGGAGTTTAATACGCGCCATATCCTGATCAAACCAGGAACTGCCACAGTAGATATTGAAGCTGCCGCAGAAGAGTTAGATAGTATTCGTACGCTGATTATGAATGACAGCCTCACTTTTGCCAAGGCTGCTAAAGAATTTTCAGACGACACGAACACAAAAGATAACGGCGGAATGATTACGAGCCGTGCCACTGGCTTTACTTACATACCTATGGACCAGCTGGACCCAGCTATCTTCTTCGTGATAGATACTATGGAGGTAGGTGAGATTTCTAAGCCTGTGCCTTTTACCACTCCTGATGGAAAAGAGGCAGTACGCATACTTTACCTGAAGTCGAAGTCTAAGCCACACCTGGCTAACCTGGACGACGATTATCAGAAAATAGCCAACGCTGCACTGGGTGAGAAACGAAGCAAGGCTGTAAGCGAGTGGTTTAAGAAGAATATTAGCACTGTATACATTGAAGTAGATCCGGAGTACCAAGGTTGTTCTGGTCTACAACAACTAACGCAATAG